One genomic window of Desulfovibrio legallii includes the following:
- a CDS encoding amidohydrolase family protein, translating to MNPAPPPLPDAAAPQGPPPDAGTALAIRAKSLLPLAGEGPARAAHLFAPLKRLDNAVLVVRHGLVETVGRWGSTPLPPGALVRDVGPVCLAPACVNAHTHLELSHLAGRTRWDAGFTAWLRSLIPLLSAPLAAEAVEAACADMAGTGTRCVGNVAGSLPGGILAADAASCAAGLTVSHFCEWFGFGPPFAQGEGPWPPRCREAAEEDPFLAARCAPGGHALYSTGPDVLRAARENCRRMGRVFSFHLAESPEETELLTTGTGPLRECYADVVLPPDWRAPGLRPLAYALSLGLLGADTLAVHGVQLDPQEVEVLAASGAALCLCPRSNRHLDVGVAPVRELMESGCLLCLGTDGLTSNRDLDVRQEAVWLRETLDVPPEALVRMLTVNGAAALNLRASGAGRLEPGAPADFCVLPEALVY from the coding sequence GTGAACCCTGCGCCGCCCCCCCTGCCCGACGCCGCCGCGCCCCAAGGCCCCCCGCCCGACGCGGGGACAGCGCTGGCCATCCGGGCCAAAAGCCTGCTTCCCCTGGCCGGGGAGGGGCCGGCCAGGGCCGCGCATCTGTTTGCGCCCCTGAAGCGCCTGGACAACGCCGTGCTGGTGGTGCGCCACGGCCTGGTGGAAACCGTGGGGCGCTGGGGCTCCACGCCCCTGCCGCCGGGAGCGCTGGTGCGGGACGTGGGCCCCGTGTGCCTGGCCCCGGCCTGCGTCAATGCCCACACCCACCTGGAGCTTTCCCACCTGGCCGGGCGCACCCGCTGGGATGCGGGCTTCACGGCCTGGCTCAGGAGCCTTATCCCCTTGCTGAGCGCGCCCCTGGCCGCCGAAGCCGTGGAGGCCGCCTGCGCGGATATGGCGGGCACGGGCACGCGCTGCGTGGGCAATGTGGCCGGATCCCTGCCGGGCGGCATTCTGGCGGCCGATGCGGCCTCCTGCGCCGCCGGGCTTACAGTGAGCCATTTTTGCGAATGGTTTGGCTTCGGCCCGCCCTTTGCCCAGGGCGAAGGCCCCTGGCCGCCGCGCTGCCGCGAAGCCGCCGAAGAAGACCCCTTTCTGGCGGCGCGCTGCGCCCCGGGCGGACACGCCCTCTACTCCACCGGGCCGGACGTGCTGCGGGCCGCGCGCGAAAACTGCCGCCGCATGGGGCGGGTGTTCTCCTTCCATCTGGCCGAATCGCCAGAAGAAACCGAGCTATTAACAACAGGGACAGGCCCCCTGCGGGAATGCTATGCGGACGTGGTGCTGCCGCCGGACTGGCGCGCGCCGGGCCTGCGGCCCCTGGCCTACGCCCTGAGCCTGGGGCTTTTGGGGGCGGACACGCTGGCCGTGCACGGCGTGCAGTTGGACCCGCAGGAAGTGGAAGTGCTGGCGGCCAGCGGCGCGGCCCTCTGCCTTTGCCCGCGCTCCAACCGTCATCTGGACGTGGGCGTGGCCCCGGTGCGGGAACTCATGGAAAGCGGCTGCCTGCTCTGCCTGGGCACGGACGGCCTGACCTCCAACCGCGACCTGGACGTGCGCCAGGAGGCCGTGTGGCTGCGCGAGACCCTGGACGTGCCGCCCGAAGCCCTGGTGCGCATGCTTACAGTCAACGGCGCGGCGGCCCTCAACCTGCGGGCCAGCGGCGCAGGGCGGCTGGAGCCGGGCGCGCCCGCGGATTTCTGCGTGCTGCCCGAAGCGCTGGTCTATTAA
- a CDS encoding cache domain-containing protein, with the protein MPEIQRCQSVFAQLERKWTWIALTGKINCNSIAATLFDFIFKTRDTFADLRRNLTAMLAEKFLARAIREMAPVAQVAMDIIKRNLYERTADVSFLATDADIVHFLCDPRPDVPAMRERLAAYRAKYSVYRDILILDPEGNVRVQLDTLRPVRRSRDPLVAQTLAAAEYVETFRQTDLALDGRAALVYSHAIRAEGEDAPLGVLCLVFDMDGETADLFSGLARFADDMVILLLDAQGTAFASSDRALAPVGRTYRPSTPEGYAVTRFGSETGLAVTRPSAGYQGYVGQPWQAHVLRGAYSAFARGAEAGLDAALVRREADFSAQLISIEEQAGDVLGDLTLAAQNGQIMAARQSSNAREEERGAAQALPPILDAVRQMGGQMEREFHYFTDGLLNTVTASRLRDAAFLASITVEIMDRNLYERANDCRWWALTRDFRAALSKPALDQQDLRQLEGILAYINSYYTVYSNLFLYDAQGVVRACSQETERHRYGNPITEDYVRQTLALDDPENYAVSPFRATDLYRPDGEPRPTYIYNAPILPLQGGRAVGGIGIVFDAQPQFQGMLQETLPKDEHGQVRHGAAALFADAAGTVIASTLPELPAGGSCRPHETWQALKEGESRSYLESTEGVLYAVGCARSRGYREYKRDNRYRNDVYCVMRLPI; encoded by the coding sequence ATGCCGGAAATCCAACGCTGCCAGAGCGTCTTTGCCCAGCTGGAGCGCAAGTGGACCTGGATCGCCCTTACGGGCAAGATCAACTGCAACTCCATTGCAGCCACGCTGTTCGACTTCATCTTCAAGACCAGGGATACCTTCGCCGACCTGCGACGGAACCTGACCGCCATGCTGGCCGAAAAATTCCTGGCCAGGGCCATCCGGGAGATGGCCCCCGTGGCCCAGGTGGCCATGGACATCATCAAGCGCAACCTCTACGAGCGCACGGCCGACGTGAGCTTTCTGGCCACGGATGCGGACATTGTCCACTTTCTGTGCGACCCCAGGCCGGACGTGCCCGCCATGCGCGAACGCCTGGCCGCCTACCGCGCCAAATACTCCGTCTACCGGGACATCCTTATCCTGGATCCGGAAGGCAACGTGCGCGTGCAGCTGGACACGCTCCGGCCCGTGCGCCGTTCGCGCGACCCGCTCGTCGCCCAGACCCTGGCCGCCGCCGAGTATGTGGAAACCTTCCGCCAGACAGACCTGGCGCTGGACGGCCGCGCGGCCCTGGTCTATTCCCACGCCATCCGGGCGGAAGGCGAAGACGCGCCCCTGGGCGTGCTCTGCCTGGTGTTTGATATGGACGGCGAGACCGCGGATCTCTTTTCCGGCCTGGCCCGCTTTGCCGACGACATGGTCATCCTGCTCCTGGACGCGCAGGGCACGGCCTTTGCCAGCAGCGACCGGGCCCTGGCCCCCGTGGGCCGCACCTACCGCCCCTCTACGCCGGAAGGCTATGCTGTAACCCGCTTCGGCAGCGAAACGGGCCTGGCCGTAACCCGCCCCTCGGCGGGCTACCAGGGGTATGTGGGCCAGCCCTGGCAGGCGCATGTGCTGCGCGGGGCCTACAGCGCCTTTGCCCGGGGCGCGGAGGCGGGGCTGGACGCGGCCCTGGTGCGGCGGGAGGCCGATTTTTCCGCCCAGCTCATCAGCATTGAGGAGCAGGCCGGAGACGTGCTGGGCGATCTGACCCTGGCCGCCCAGAACGGCCAGATCATGGCCGCCCGCCAAAGCTCCAACGCCAGGGAGGAAGAACGCGGCGCAGCCCAGGCCCTGCCCCCCATTCTGGACGCCGTGCGCCAGATGGGCGGCCAGATGGAGCGCGAATTCCACTACTTCACCGACGGACTGCTCAATACCGTCACGGCCTCGCGCCTGCGCGACGCGGCCTTTCTGGCCTCCATCACCGTGGAGATCATGGACCGCAACCTCTATGAGCGCGCCAACGACTGCCGCTGGTGGGCCCTGACCCGCGACTTCCGCGCCGCGCTGTCCAAGCCTGCCCTGGACCAGCAGGACCTGCGGCAGCTGGAGGGCATCCTTGCCTACATCAACAGTTACTATACGGTGTACTCGAACCTCTTTCTGTACGACGCCCAGGGCGTGGTGCGGGCCTGCTCGCAGGAGACGGAACGCCACCGCTACGGCAATCCGATAACCGAGGACTATGTGCGCCAGACCCTAGCCCTGGACGATCCGGAAAACTACGCCGTCTCCCCCTTCCGCGCTACGGATCTTTACCGCCCCGACGGCGAACCGCGGCCCACTTATATCTACAACGCCCCGATCTTGCCCTTGCAGGGGGGACGGGCCGTGGGCGGCATCGGCATTGTTTTTGACGCCCAGCCCCAGTTCCAGGGCATGCTGCAGGAAACGCTGCCCAAGGACGAGCACGGCCAGGTGCGGCACGGTGCGGCGGCCCTGTTTGCGGACGCCGCGGGCACGGTCATCGCCTCCACCCTGCCGGAGCTGCCGGCCGGCGGCTCCTGCCGCCCGCACGAGACCTGGCAGGCCCTGAAGGAAGGGGAAAGCCGCTCCTACCTGGAATCCACGGAAGGCGTGCTCTACGCCGTGGGCTGCGCCCGCTCGCGCGGCTACCGCGAATACAAGCGCGACAACCGCTACCGCAACGACGTCTACTGCGTTATGCGTCTGCCCATCTGA
- a CDS encoding methyl-accepting chemotaxis protein: MKLSTKLALSFCGLIAVLLVLSAAALRNIAAMNERINEMDAVWLPSVIAIQSMNVDLNAVRADLASILSQSYVEEIRKYEKSLAVSLENIQKNYALYASLLDVHPAASDSRDKELMARIADLSKEEDAIRAKLVKNMLDGRRGPANALFNSKYRPVFDALGKTYAAAVELNVTGSREVARQAAEIGLRARNMTIALALIAVLVSLGIAWRITRSVGVQLGKDPGELAVIARRVAEGDYSLDDSSPKTGVYAHMAAMVTALKEHIATARSESAKAVAQSQKAAAALQQAEEAGAQATERAQAMREAAQGLEEVANVVSSVAARLAAQIEQSDHGAQETSQRLAEAATAMTQMNATVQEVAKNAGAASAASGDTREKAESGAAVVRRSLESIDAVQQVSVELKGDMGRLEEHAQAISRIMGVISDIADQTNLLALNAAIEAARAGEAGRGFAVVADEVRKLAEKTMASTHDVGSAIKAIQESAAQSAASADNAVARIGEATGFARQSGEALEAIVSTVETTADQVGAIAAASEEQSAASEEINRTISEVSDMSHQTAKSMTEAAQAVADLTAQTRRLMDLMGRLRAR; encoded by the coding sequence ATGAAGTTGAGCACCAAGCTGGCATTGTCGTTCTGTGGCCTTATCGCCGTTCTGCTCGTGCTGTCTGCGGCGGCCCTGCGCAACATCGCCGCCATGAACGAACGCATCAACGAGATGGACGCCGTCTGGCTGCCCTCGGTCATCGCCATCCAGTCCATGAATGTGGACCTCAATGCCGTGCGGGCCGACCTGGCCTCCATCCTTTCGCAGAGCTATGTGGAGGAGATCCGCAAGTACGAAAAAAGCCTGGCCGTCTCCCTGGAGAATATCCAGAAGAACTACGCCCTGTATGCCTCACTCCTGGACGTTCATCCCGCGGCTTCGGACAGCCGGGATAAGGAGCTCATGGCCCGGATCGCCGATCTTTCCAAGGAAGAGGACGCCATCCGCGCAAAACTGGTCAAAAACATGCTGGATGGCCGTCGCGGCCCGGCCAATGCCCTGTTCAACAGCAAGTACCGGCCCGTGTTTGACGCGCTGGGCAAAACATACGCGGCGGCTGTGGAGCTCAACGTCACGGGCAGCCGCGAAGTGGCCCGGCAGGCGGCGGAAATCGGCCTGCGCGCCCGCAATATGACCATTGCCCTGGCCCTGATTGCCGTGCTGGTGAGCCTGGGCATCGCCTGGCGCATCACCCGTTCCGTGGGGGTGCAGCTGGGCAAGGATCCCGGAGAGCTGGCCGTCATTGCCCGGCGGGTGGCCGAAGGGGACTACAGCCTGGACGACAGCAGCCCCAAAACCGGCGTTTACGCCCACATGGCGGCCATGGTGACGGCCCTCAAAGAGCACATAGCCACGGCCAGGAGTGAATCGGCCAAAGCTGTGGCCCAGTCCCAGAAGGCCGCGGCGGCCCTGCAGCAGGCCGAGGAGGCCGGGGCGCAGGCCACGGAGCGGGCCCAGGCCATGCGCGAAGCCGCTCAGGGCCTGGAGGAGGTGGCCAATGTGGTTTCCTCCGTTGCCGCGCGCCTGGCCGCGCAGATTGAGCAGTCCGATCACGGCGCGCAGGAAACCTCCCAGCGGCTGGCTGAAGCCGCCACGGCCATGACCCAGATGAACGCCACCGTGCAGGAGGTGGCCAAAAACGCGGGCGCGGCCTCCGCCGCCTCAGGCGACACCCGCGAGAAGGCCGAGAGCGGCGCGGCGGTGGTGCGCCGCTCCCTGGAGAGCATCGACGCCGTGCAGCAGGTTTCTGTGGAGCTTAAGGGCGATATGGGCAGGCTTGAGGAGCACGCCCAGGCCATCAGCCGCATTATGGGCGTCATCTCGGATATTGCGGATCAGACCAACCTTCTGGCGCTCAATGCCGCCATTGAGGCCGCCCGCGCGGGCGAGGCCGGGCGCGGCTTTGCCGTGGTAGCCGACGAGGTGCGCAAACTGGCCGAAAAAACCATGGCTTCCACCCACGATGTGGGCAGCGCCATCAAGGCCATTCAGGAAAGCGCCGCCCAAAGCGCGGCCTCGGCCGACAATGCCGTGGCGCGCATCGGCGAGGCCACGGGTTTCGCCCGGCAGTCCGGCGAGGCGCTGGAGGCTATTGTCAGCACGGTGGAAACCACCGCGGATCAGGTGGGGGCCATTGCTGCGGCCAGCGAGGAGCAATCCGCAGCCAGTGAGGAAATCAACCGCACCATCAGCGAAGTGAGCGACATGTCCCACCAGACCGCCAAATCCATGACCGAGGCCGCCCAGGCCGTGGCCGACCTCACCGCCCAGACGCGCCGCCTTATGGATCTTATGGGCAGACTGCGCGCGCGATAG
- a CDS encoding diguanylate cyclase: MNQNTPDALLPQWQRVVDLIAHIAQVPVGLIMGLHHNELTVLVASQTAGNPYRVGETTPLPDSGLYCERVIAAQERLLVPNALQSPRWGHNPDLKHHMVAYLGFPIRYPNGKPFGTICLLDRKENHFSPEILELIERMRALIEGSLKMHDLLHQNARRVVEIHEKTQRLEKLVQALDESEKKFRFITENTVDFIWMHNVSRDRFVYASPSVKELTGLDSATLLTLDLKKFVPPEFLRAMKRKMTAAVRRLRESPAAEIVSQNEIQLYRADGGTVWIEYKLKYLINKGGEIETVGVSRNIEDRKLKEQEISFLSTHDFLTKVHNRLYLYAEAHREIARSDRTGSPLALLFFDLDGFKRVNDEHGHAVGDVVLQRTTQVVAQNLRKSDVLARYGGEEFVILMPDMPLEAARNAAERIRRAVAAEPMPKGIPMTVSIGVAVREPGESLDRWIDRADRAMYAAKAQGRDRCTVSPPRGGAL, encoded by the coding sequence ATGAACCAGAACACGCCTGACGCGCTGTTGCCGCAATGGCAACGGGTCGTCGATCTTATAGCCCATATCGCGCAGGTGCCCGTGGGGCTCATCATGGGGCTGCACCACAACGAGCTTACCGTGCTGGTCGCCAGCCAGACCGCCGGCAACCCTTACCGGGTGGGGGAAACAACGCCCCTGCCAGATTCCGGCCTTTACTGCGAGCGGGTCATCGCCGCGCAGGAGAGGCTGCTGGTGCCCAATGCGCTGCAATCCCCCCGCTGGGGCCACAATCCGGATCTCAAACATCATATGGTGGCCTACCTGGGCTTTCCCATCCGCTATCCGAACGGCAAGCCCTTCGGCACCATCTGCCTGCTGGACCGCAAGGAAAACCACTTCTCGCCGGAGATCCTTGAGCTCATCGAGCGCATGCGCGCCCTCATCGAGGGCAGCCTCAAAATGCACGATCTGCTCCACCAGAACGCCCGCAGGGTGGTCGAAATCCACGAAAAAACCCAGCGCCTGGAAAAACTCGTACAGGCGCTGGACGAAAGTGAAAAGAAGTTTCGCTTCATCACTGAAAACACGGTGGACTTCATCTGGATGCACAACGTCAGCAGGGACCGCTTCGTCTACGCGAGCCCCAGCGTCAAAGAGCTCACCGGCCTTGACAGCGCAACCCTGCTGACCCTGGATCTGAAAAAATTTGTGCCGCCGGAATTCCTGCGCGCCATGAAGCGCAAGATGACGGCGGCCGTGCGTCGGCTGCGGGAAAGCCCCGCCGCCGAAATCGTTTCGCAGAATGAAATCCAGCTCTACCGCGCGGACGGCGGCACCGTCTGGATCGAATACAAGCTCAAATACCTGATCAACAAGGGCGGCGAAATCGAAACTGTAGGCGTCAGCCGCAATATTGAGGACCGCAAGCTCAAAGAGCAGGAAATCAGCTTCCTCAGCACCCACGACTTCCTGACCAAGGTCCACAACCGGCTGTACCTCTATGCCGAGGCCCACAGGGAAATCGCCCGCTCGGACCGGACCGGCAGCCCCCTGGCCCTGCTCTTCTTTGACCTGGACGGCTTCAAGCGCGTCAACGACGAGCACGGCCACGCCGTGGGCGACGTGGTTCTGCAGCGCACCACCCAGGTCGTGGCGCAGAACCTGCGTAAATCCGACGTGCTGGCCCGCTACGGCGGCGAGGAATTCGTCATCCTTATGCCTGACATGCCCCTGGAGGCGGCCCGCAACGCAGCGGAAAGGATCCGCCGGGCCGTGGCGGCCGAACCCATGCCCAAGGGCATTCCCATGACCGTCAGCATCGGCGTGGCCGTGCGCGAACCCGGCGAAAGCCTGGACCGCTGGATCGACAGGGCGGACCGGGCTATGTACGCGGCCAAGGCCCAGGGGCGTGACCGATGTACCGTCAGCCCCCCCCGGGGCGGGGCTTTATAA
- a CDS encoding translocation/assembly module TamB domain-containing protein, translating to MAASLPTMPQPTESGPDAARGLQPSSPSGPSGPSGPRRPSALRRAWRMLWRVLAGLALLLLLSCGGLLLALRSPAVQDTLVEKLNAALDRPLPAAPAASEEAAAPENAPEAGASAPAVQEGLRIRITHLSGPLPFGARLGLELSDGRGLWLRLPEIRFAWDWRALPGVLRIAELRVADAALLRLPQLPPGPPPEPAPPLTREGLRQLLEQTARTLTDLPGWLPEVRLEGVALENAQLPASLLGATAAPDAGSGKGAAPAPAAPAAAAPAPQAQGTPAPADGPVAAAPSVPAMLRADLHLEAAAQATGARLRSAARLAPASGPAFTAGGAACAAADVELTAALTPVRQDKNVTLTVKTDLTATLTPAAEEENAGAVGLLRAPLRLELRVQGPLDAPHMLLTLDGADVRPGGRSLTDAALRLEAAPLRWTALLTPAAEEAAPSVAASVALAPAATPAAPASDPPGSPERAPAVVDPAPEGPAAASAEASAAPVPADREDAAPELALSLDLGGALDAHPLQAHAVLFAARTQAGLRAGLRDFSAQAAGAAVTGALAAQLPEGSPQPLLDGGLAVRVADWQALAALLPGARLSGDVGLSLQLRSRAATTPAAAAHPTAEQAASGAGASVARPAAAAAPDAASATAAASAAPSLPAAAAQDATLTWSVPQLSYSAAGAAPLQVRGLTGAVRLTDLWGAGRTAAELDLAELRQAELRLGARLRATGSLRGPLHVDLQTTGTVAAHVAALWQPGSVAVERLEARLEKKNLGVAVGPGLRVRYGEAGFGLEGLDLRLSPSGRLRGRAAKDAAGIAAQLTLEDLDLRPWRSLAEGLPEGMVSARVDFRGKAADPGGDLRLEVRDLRLPNSPLKPLRLTLTGRIERAGGDALALKLLPDPETVRALGGSECRVEARLPLHFGPDGVPAPDMQGPLRGAVRWKGAVGPIWSLVPVADQRLGGQLDLHLDVGGSLAAPALKGYVRMDGGRYENVQLGAQLQDISLQADLEQQGVKPGKARLRLAAADGLGGTLRVAGQAGLDGAGLDIVTTLDRLRPLRRRDVRIDLSGRVAVTGTAAAPEVRGEVRVNQGEVWLNKLAVTGSVTTLPISAASAPVPASAAQAPAAAADGKAARAAAGGAGLLDLRLVMPGRFSVEGYGLKSLWRADMHVGGTPAAPVMDGQVEAAKGSLDFMGKNFNLERGRVSFAGGSPGNPMLDLLLSNETPELTAYIALTGTVRKLQLALRSEPEVPRDEILAQILFGKSTSELGRLENLRLAAAVAQLAGFGGGGGGSLADFGRKTLGVDVLRLNTDSGSSSGASSENSEDMTAGASVEMGKYLTEELYVGVQQGMKEGSTAFIIQWELTSRANLELRTEQDGTWGGFRWKYNY from the coding sequence ATGGCGGCTTCCCTTCCCACCATGCCGCAGCCGACGGAGAGCGGCCCCGACGCCGCGCGCGGTCTTCAGCCGTCGTCGCCTTCCGGCCCTTCTGGCCCTTCCGGTCCGCGGCGGCCCAGCGCCCTGCGGCGGGCGTGGCGCATGCTCTGGCGCGTGCTGGCGGGCCTTGCGCTGCTGTTGCTCCTGTCCTGCGGCGGCCTGCTGCTGGCCTTGCGCAGCCCTGCGGTGCAGGACACGCTGGTGGAAAAGCTCAACGCCGCCCTGGACAGGCCCTTGCCCGCCGCGCCTGCCGCGTCGGAGGAAGCCGCCGCGCCTGAGAACGCCCCTGAGGCGGGCGCGTCCGCTCCTGCCGTGCAGGAAGGGCTGCGCATCCGGATTACGCATCTTTCCGGGCCGCTGCCCTTTGGGGCGCGGCTGGGGCTGGAGCTTTCCGACGGCCGGGGCCTCTGGCTGCGGCTGCCGGAAATCCGTTTTGCCTGGGATTGGCGGGCCCTGCCGGGCGTGCTGCGTATTGCGGAGCTGCGCGTCGCGGACGCGGCGCTGCTGCGCCTGCCGCAGCTGCCGCCCGGCCCGCCGCCGGAACCCGCGCCTCCCCTTACCAGGGAGGGCCTGCGGCAGCTGCTGGAGCAGACGGCCCGCACCCTGACGGACCTGCCCGGCTGGCTGCCGGAAGTGCGCCTGGAAGGCGTGGCCCTGGAAAACGCACAATTGCCCGCAAGCCTGCTGGGGGCCACAGCGGCCCCGGACGCCGGATCGGGAAAGGGGGCGGCCCCTGCCCCGGCCGCTCCTGCCGCCGCTGCGCCCGCGCCGCAGGCGCAGGGAACCCCGGCCCCGGCAGACGGCCCCGTTGCGGCCGCACCGTCCGTTCCGGCCATGCTGCGCGCCGATCTGCATCTGGAAGCCGCGGCGCAGGCCACGGGCGCGCGGCTGCGGTCCGCGGCCAGGCTTGCTCCGGCCTCAGGCCCGGCTTTTACGGCGGGCGGCGCGGCCTGCGCCGCGGCGGACGTGGAACTGACCGCGGCCCTGACCCCGGTGCGGCAGGATAAGAACGTTACCCTGACGGTGAAGACAGACCTTACGGCAACGCTCACCCCGGCCGCCGAGGAAGAAAACGCGGGGGCGGTGGGTTTGCTGCGCGCGCCCCTGCGTCTGGAGCTGCGCGTGCAGGGCCCCCTGGATGCGCCCCACATGCTGTTGACCCTGGATGGCGCAGATGTGCGCCCAGGCGGCCGCAGCCTTACGGATGCGGCCCTGCGCCTGGAGGCCGCGCCCCTGCGCTGGACGGCCCTGCTGACCCCGGCGGCAGAGGAGGCCGCGCCGTCGGTTGCCGCTTCCGTTGCCCTTGCCCCGGCAGCAACTCCGGCCGCGCCGGCTTCTGATCCGCCCGGCAGCCCGGAACGCGCTCCGGCCGTTGTCGATCCCGCGCCGGAAGGCCCGGCCGCCGCTTCCGCGGAGGCTTCCGCCGCGCCCGTTCCGGCAGACCGGGAAGATGCCGCGCCTGAGCTGGCCCTGAGCCTGGACCTCGGCGGCGCGCTGGATGCGCACCCTCTGCAGGCGCACGCCGTGCTTTTTGCCGCGCGCACGCAGGCGGGGCTGCGGGCCGGGCTGCGCGATTTTTCCGCCCAGGCGGCTGGGGCGGCGGTCACGGGCGCGCTGGCGGCCCAGTTGCCGGAGGGCTCTCCGCAGCCCCTTCTGGACGGTGGGCTGGCCGTGCGCGTGGCCGACTGGCAGGCCCTTGCCGCTCTGCTGCCCGGCGCGCGGCTGTCCGGAGACGTCGGGCTCTCTTTGCAATTGCGCTCCCGGGCCGCAACGACCCCGGCGGCAGCCGCGCACCCCACAGCGGAGCAGGCTGCGTCGGGGGCGGGGGCGTCCGTTGCGAGACCGGCGGCGGCAGCCGCTCCTGACGCAGCCTCTGCAACTGCGGCCGCATCCGCCGCGCCGTCTTTGCCCGCTGCGGCGGCCCAGGACGCGACGCTGACCTGGAGCGTGCCGCAGCTTTCCTACAGCGCCGCGGGCGCGGCTCCGTTGCAGGTGCGCGGGCTCACGGGCGCGGTGCGGCTCACGGATCTTTGGGGAGCGGGCCGGACGGCGGCCGAGCTGGACCTGGCGGAGCTGCGCCAGGCGGAACTGCGCCTGGGCGCGCGGCTGCGGGCCACGGGTTCGTTGCGCGGGCCGCTGCATGTGGACCTGCAGACCACTGGCACTGTGGCCGCGCATGTGGCGGCGCTCTGGCAGCCGGGCAGCGTGGCCGTGGAGCGCCTGGAGGCCCGGCTGGAAAAGAAAAATCTGGGAGTTGCGGTGGGGCCTGGCCTGCGCGTGCGCTACGGCGAGGCCGGGTTCGGCCTGGAAGGCCTGGACCTGCGGCTCAGCCCTTCGGGGCGACTGCGGGGGCGGGCGGCCAAGGACGCCGCGGGCATTGCGGCGCAGCTTACTTTGGAAGATCTGGACCTGCGGCCCTGGCGCAGCCTGGCGGAGGGGCTGCCCGAGGGCATGGTATCGGCGCGGGTGGATTTTCGCGGCAAGGCCGCCGACCCTGGCGGGGATCTGCGCCTGGAGGTGCGGGATCTGCGCCTGCCCAACAGCCCGCTCAAGCCCCTGCGGCTGACCCTGACGGGCAGGATAGAGCGGGCGGGCGGGGACGCTTTGGCCCTGAAGCTGCTGCCGGATCCGGAAACCGTGCGCGCCCTGGGCGGCAGCGAGTGCCGCGTGGAGGCGCGCCTGCCCCTGCACTTCGGTCCGGACGGCGTGCCCGCGCCGGACATGCAGGGGCCCTTGCGGGGCGCGGTGCGCTGGAAGGGGGCCGTGGGGCCGATCTGGAGCCTGGTTCCCGTGGCGGACCAGCGTCTGGGCGGGCAGCTGGATCTGCATCTGGATGTGGGCGGCAGCCTGGCCGCCCCGGCCCTCAAAGGCTATGTGCGGATGGATGGGGGCCGTTACGAAAACGTGCAGCTGGGCGCGCAGCTGCAGGACATCAGCCTGCAGGCGGATCTGGAGCAGCAGGGCGTGAAGCCGGGCAAGGCCCGCCTGCGCCTGGCCGCCGCCGACGGGCTGGGCGGCACGTTGCGGGTTGCGGGGCAGGCCGGTCTGGACGGCGCGGGGCTCGACATCGTGACGACGCTGGACCGGCTGCGGCCCTTGCGGCGGCGCGACGTGCGCATTGATCTTTCCGGCCGGGTGGCGGTCACGGGCACGGCCGCGGCTCCGGAAGTGCGCGGCGAGGTGCGCGTGAATCAGGGCGAGGTCTGGCTCAACAAGCTGGCGGTCACGGGCAGCGTGACCACCCTGCCCATCAGTGCGGCGTCCGCGCCGGTCCCGGCTTCGGCGGCGCAGGCCCCGGCGGCGGCCGCGGACGGCAAAGCGGCGCGGGCCGCGGCCGGCGGCGCTGGCCTGCTGGACCTGCGCCTGGTTATGCCCGGCCGGTTCTCCGTGGAGGGCTACGGCCTGAAAAGCCTCTGGCGGGCGGACATGCATGTGGGCGGCACGCCTGCCGCGCCGGTCATGGACGGCCAGGTGGAGGCCGCCAAGGGCAGCCTGGACTTCATGGGCAAGAATTTCAACCTGGAGCGCGGCCGGGTGAGCTTTGCGGGCGGTTCGCCCGGCAATCCCATGCTGGATCTGCTCCTGAGCAACGAGACGCCGGAGCTCACGGCCTATATCGCCCTTACGGGCACCGTGCGCAAACTGCAGCTGGCCTTGCGCAGCGAGCCGGAGGTGCCGCGGGACGAGATCCTGGCCCAGATTCTGTTCGGCAAAAGCACCAGCGAGCTGGGCCGGCTGGAGAACCTGCGCCTGGCCGCGGCCGTGGCCCAACTGGCCGGTTTTGGCGGCGGCGGGGGCGGCAGCCTGGCGGATTTCGGCCGCAAGACCCTGGGCGTGGACGTGCTGCGCCTGAATACGGACAGCGGGTCAAGCTCCGGCGCTTCCAGCGAAAACAGCGAGGATATGACCGCCGGCGCTTCTGTGGAAATGGGCAAATATCTGACTGAGGAACTTTATGTGGGCGTGCAGCAGGGCATGAAGGAAGGCAGCACGGCCTTTATCATTCAGTGGGAGCTGACCTCCCGCGCTAACCTGGAGCTGCGCACGGAGCAGGACGGCACCTGGGGGGGCTTCCGCTGGAAGTACAACTACTAA